A genomic segment from Clarias gariepinus isolate MV-2021 ecotype Netherlands chromosome 11, CGAR_prim_01v2, whole genome shotgun sequence encodes:
- the ppp2r1bb gene encoding serine/threonine-protein phosphatase 2A 65 kDa regulatory subunit A beta isoform — protein sequence MAGAEGDDSLYPIAVLIDELRNEDVQLRLNSIKKLSTIALALGVERTRTELLPFLTDTIYDEDEVLLALAEQLGNFTMLVGGPEYVHCLLPPLESLATVEETVVRDKAVESLRKISQEHSPVDLEVHFEPLVKRLASGDWFTSRTSACGLFSVCYPRVSSTVKAEIRQYFRTLCSDDTPMVRRAAASKLGEFAKVLELDYVKSDIIPLFTALASDEQDSVRLLAVEACVSIATLLPQEDLEGLVMPTLRQAAEDKSWRVRYMVADKFSELQKAVGPEITKNDLVPAFQSLLKDCEAEVRAAAANKVKEFCENLPEDNRENMIMNHVLPCVKELVSDTNQHVKSALASVIMGLSTILGKDNTVEHLLPLFLAQLKDECPEVRLNIISNLDCVNEVIGIRQLSQSLLPAIVELAEDAKWRVRLAIIEYMPLLAGQLGVEFFDEKLNSLCMAWLVDHVYAIREAATCNLMKLVEKFGAEWAQNTIVPKVLGMANDPNYLHRMTTLFCINALSEACGQEITTKHMLPIVLKMSNDQVANVRFNVAKCLQKIGPVVDSNSLQTEVKPVLEKLVTDTDMDVKYFAQEAISVLALA from the exons ATGGCCGGAGCAGAAGGAGACGATTCTCTCTATCCTATTGCTGTTTTAATCGATGAATTAAGGAATGAAGATGTCCAG TTGCGCTTGAACAGCATCAAAAAGCTGTCAACTATTGCCCTGGCTCTGGGTGTTGAAAGGACACGTACAGAGCTCCTACCCTTCCTTACTG ACACTATTTATGATGAAGATGAGGTGCTTCTTGCCCTGGCTGAACAGCTGGGGAACTTCACCATGCTGGTTGGAGGGCCGGAGTATGTGCACTGCCTTCTG CCACCACTGGAGAGCCTGGCCACTGTGGAGGAGACGGTGGTTCGGGACAAAGCTGTGGAGTCCCTGCGCAAGATCTCTCAAGAGCACTCACCTGTAGACTTGGAGGTGCACTTTGAGCCCCTGGTTAAACGGCTGGCCAGCGGCGACTGGTTCACATCTCGCACCTCCGCCTGTGGTCTATTTAGCGTCTGCTACCCACGTGTCTCTAGCACTGTCAAGGCCGAGATTCGCCA GTATTTCCGTACACTTTGCTCGGATGATACACCCATGGTGAGGCGCGCTGCCGCTTCCAAACTGGGCGAGTTTGCCAAGGTGCTAGAGCTTGATTATGTAAAGAGTGATATCATCCCACTTTTTACTGCACTGGCTTCCGATGAGCAG GACTCTGTGCGGCTACTAGCAGTTGAAGCTTGTGTCAGTATTGCCACCCTGCTGCCCCAAGAAGACTTGGAAGGTCTTGTGATGCCCACACTGCGCCAGGCTGCTGAGGATAAGTCATGGAGGGTTCGCTACATGGTAGCAGACAAGTTCTCTGAG ctgCAAAAAGCAGTGGGTCCAGAGATCACCAAGAATGATCTGGTTCCAGCATTTCAGAGTTTATTGAAAGATTGTGAGGCAGAGGTGCGGGCCGCAGCTGCAAATAAAGTGAAAG AATTCTGTGAAAATTTGCCAGAGGACAACCGGGAAAACATGATCATGAATCATGTCCTGCCTTGTGTCAAG GAACTGGTGTCAGACACAAATCAGCATGTGAAGTCTGCGCTGGCCTCCGTCATCATGGGTCTCTCCACTATTCTGGGCAAGGACAACACCGTGGAGCATCTGCTCCCCCTTTTCCTGGCCCAGCTGAAGGACGAG TGTCCTGAAGTGCGTCTGAATATCATCTCCAACCTGGACTGTGTGAACGAGGTGATAGGTATTCGCCAGCTCTCTCAGTCCCTGCTGCCCGCTATTGTAGAATTGGCGGAAGATGCCAAATGGAGGGTGCGTCTGGCCATTATTGAGTACATGCCACTGCTGGCAGGCCAGCTG GGAGTGGAGTTCTTTGATGAGAAGCTGAATTCTCTGTGCATGGCATGGCTGGTAGACCATG TTTATGCAATCCGAGAAGCAGCCACCTGTAACCTGATGAAGCTGGTGGAGAAGTTTGGAGCAGAGTGGGCTCAGAACACCATTGTGCCCAAAGTGCTCGGCATGGCTAACGACCCAAACTACCTGCATAGGATGACCACTCTCTTCTGCATCAAC GCTCTTTCTGAGGCGTGTGGGCAGGAGATCACCACCAAGCACATGCTGCCCATTGTCCTAAAGATGTCCAATGACCAGGTTGCCAATGTGCGCTTCAATGTAGCCAAATGCCTACAGAAAATCGGACCAGTTGTAGACAGCAA CTCTCTGCAGACGGAGGTGAAGCCAGTTTTGGAGAAGCTCGTCACAGACACAGATATGGATGTGAAGTACTTTGCTCAGGAAGCTATAAGTG TTCTCGCCTTGGCCTGA